The following proteins are encoded in a genomic region of Populus trichocarpa isolate Nisqually-1 chromosome 13, P.trichocarpa_v4.1, whole genome shotgun sequence:
- the LOC18104076 gene encoding calcium-transporting ATPase 12, plasma membrane-type, which translates to MTMRSRKTSDKITLDQEDLIPEPKRNQRRWRIAYTAIYFTRLLVSLSKKALVSQTKILRSLSYVAVDVHDDTFQHENKLVSLVNVDQRTLNDIIKEKNLESLNQLGGVIQVATILETDVKDGTREADAAFRRDVFGANRFNKPPSKSFLSFVLEACKDPTIIILLVCAIMSLVFGIKQDGLKNGWYDGGSIIVAVVLVIAVSAISNFKQSKQFEKLSDESRDITVQVVRDGRHNHISIFDVVAGDVVSLKIGDQIPADGLFLHGYSLKVDESSMTGESDHVEVNGSENPFLLSGTKVTDGFGFMLVTSVGMNTAWGEMMSSISRDLDEQTPLQARLNKLTSYIGKVGLTVAILVLAVMMIRYFTGNTRDDNGRKEYYGSKTKVSDVLDSVVSIIAAAVTIVVVAIPEGLPLAVTLTLAYSMKKMMKDNAMVRKLSACETMGSATTICTDKTGTLTLNRMKVTEFCLGKETIEDNTEIESEVYQLLQEGVALNTTGTVNKSHANLVPEIIGSPTEKAILSWAVMDLGMDINETKGKCEIIHVETFNSEKKRSGVLMRKNSEKAIHTHWKGAAEMILAMCSNYYVRNGELRDLNDEEKVQFGAIIQSMAAKSLRCIAFAHKKVVEENSQASAKLEENGMTFMGLVGLKDPCRIGVKTAVESCKNAGVNVKMITGDNTHTARAIAIECGILNPEQDMKNGAVVEGVQFRNYSPEERMAKIDNIQVMARSSPFDKLLMVQCLKKKGHVVAVTGDGTNDAPALKEADIGLSMGIQGTEVAKESSDIVILDDNFTSVVTVLRWGRCVYNNIQKFIQFQLTVNVAALVINFVAAVSSGKIPLTAVQLLWVNLIMDTLGALALATEQPTNDLMTRPPVGRSEPLITKIMWRNLLAQALYQVTILLTLQFKGKAIFGVDEEVKNTLIFNTFVLCQVFNEFNARKMEKMNIFKGIHKNKLFLAIIGITITLQVLMVELLKKFASTERLNWQQWGACIAIAVLSWPIGCLVKCIPVSCKRTQSH; encoded by the coding sequence ATGACTATGAGGTCTCGAAAAACTAGCGACAAAATCACTCTTGATCAAGAAGATCTGATACCAGAGCCAAAACGCAATCAGAGAAGGTGGAGGATTGCTTACACGGCCATATATTTCACAAGGCTTCTTGTTTCTTTATCCAAGAAAGCTCTTGTAAGCCAGACCAAGATCCTGCGCTCCCTATCCTATGTTGCTGTTGATGTTCATGATGATACGTTCCAGCATGAGAATAAACTTGTTTCTTTGGTTAATGTCGATCAGAGAACCCTCaatgatattataaaagaaaagaacctTGAATCTTTGAACCAACTGGGAGGAGTTATACAAGTTGCCACAATTCTAGAAACTGATGTGAAGGATGGTACAAGGGAGGCTGATGCTGCGTTTAGAAGGGATGTTTTTGGTGCAAATAGGTTTAATAAGCCTCCTTCAAAAAGCTTTCTAAGCTTTGTTCTCGAAGCATGCAAGGACCCGACCATTATCATTCTTTTGGTCTGCGCTATTATGTCCTTGGTATTCGGTATCAAACAGGATGGCCTGAAAAATGGGTGGTATGATggaggaagcattattgtcgcAGTTGTTCTAGTTATTGCTGTCTCTGCTATCAGCAACTTCAAGCAATCCAAACAATTTGAGAAGTTATCTGATGAGAGCCGCGACATAACTGTGCAAGTAGTGAGAGATGGGAGGCACAATCATATATCTATTTTTGATGTGGTGGCGGGTGATGTGGTGTCTTTGAAGATTGGAGACCAAATACCTGCTGATGGGTTATTCTTGCATGGGTATTCTTTGAAGGTGGACGAATCTAGCATGACCGGAGAGAGCGACCACGTTGAGGTGAATGGAAGCGAAAACCCTTTCTTGCTCTCTGGTACAAAGGTGACTGATGGCTTTGGCTTCATGCTTGTCACATCTGTTGGCATGAATACAGCATGGGGAGAGATGATGAGTTCGATAAGTCGTGATTTGGATGAGCAAACTCCATTGCAAGCTCGCCTCAACAAGCTCACTTCTTATATTGGGAAGGTTGGATTGACAGTTGCCATTCTTGTGCTTGCCGTTATGATGATAAGGTACTTCACAGGAAATACTAGAGATGATAATGGTCGGAAAGAATACTATGGGAGCAAGACAAAGGTCAGTGATGTACTGGATTCAGTTGTGAGCATTATTGCTGCAGCAGTGACCATtgtcgtggtggcaattccagAAGGTCTCCCTCTAGCTGTAACCCTAACTCTGGCTTActctatgaaaaaaatgatgaaagataACGCCATGGTCCGTAAGCTCTCTGCTTGTGAAACAATGGGTTCAGCCACAACAATCTGCACAGACAAAACAGGCACTCTTACCTTGAACCGAATGAAGGTTACAGAGTTTTGTCTTGGGAAAGAAACAATTGAGGATAATACTGAAATAGAATCAGAGGTCTATCAGTTACTACAAGAAGGGGTTGCTTTAAATACAACAGGTACTGTCAACAAATCTCATGCTAACTTAGTTCCTGAAATTATTGGCAGTCCGACTGAAAAAGCAATACTTTCTTGGGCTGTAATGGATTTGGGCATGGATATCAATGAAACAAAGGGAAAATGTGAAATAATACATGTAGAAACCTTTAATTCCGAGAAAAAGAGAAGTGGAGTGTTGATGAGGAAAAACAGTGAAAAGGCAATTCACACACACTGGAAGGGAGCTGCCGAGATGATACTAGCCATGTGTTCAAATTATTATGTCAGAAATGGAGAGCTAAGAGACTTGAATGACGAAGAAAAAGTGCAATTTGGGGCCATAATTCAGAGTATGGCAGCCAAAAGCCTAAGATGCATTGCTTTTGCCCACAAAAAGGTTGTAGAAGAGAATAGCCAGGCGTCTGCGAAGCTTGAAGAAAATGGAATGACCTTTATGGGGCTTGTGGGTTTGAAGGACCCATGCCGAATAGGAGTCAAAACAGCAGTGGAATCATGTAAGAATGCAGGAGTGAATGTTAAAATGATTACTGGTGACAATACGCATACAGCAAGAGCTATAGCTATTGAATGCGGGATTCTCAATCCCGAACAAGACATGAAGAATGGTGCTGTAGTAGAAGGTGTGCAATTCAGAAACTACTCACCTGAAGAGAGGATGGCCAAGATTGATAATATCCAGGTTATGGCAAGATCATCCCCATTCGACAAGCTTCTCATGGTACAGTGTTTAAAGAAGAAAGGTCACGTGGTAGCAGTCACTGGTGATGGCACAAATGATGCCCCCGCTCTAAAGGAAGCAGATATTGGGCTCTCCATGGGAATTCAAGGGACTGAGGTGGCGAAGGAAAGCTCAGACATTGTCATATTGGATGATAACTTCACCTCTGTGGTGACTGTATTGAGGTGGGGAAGGTGTGTCTACAACAATATTCAGAAGTTCATTCAATTTCAGCTCACTGTCAATGTTGCTGCCCTTGTCATCAACTTCGTTGCAGCTGTTTCTTCTGGAAAAATCCCTCTGACTGCAGTCCAGCTGCTGTGGGTTAATCTCATAATGGACACCTTGGGAGCACTAGCCTTGGCCACTGAACAACCCACGAATGATCTCATGACAAGGCCACCTGTGGGTCGATCAGAGCCACTTATCACCAAAATCATGTGGAGGAACCTCCTTGCTCAGGCCCTGTATCAGGTCACCATCTTACTGACTCTACAGTTCAAGGGAAAAGCGATATTTGGTGTGGATGAGGAAGTTAAGAATACCCTCATCTTCAACACCTTTGTCCTCTGCCAAGTGTTTAATGAGTTCAATGCACGGAAGATGGAGAAGATGAACATATTCAAGGGGATACATAAGAACAAGTTATTCTTAGCAATCATAGGAATTACCATAACTCTTCAAGTGCTGATGGTGGAGCTTCTGAAGAAGTTTGCCAGCACTGAGAGGTTGAATTGGCAGCAGTGGGGTGCCTGCATTGCCATTGCAGTTCTTTCTTGGCCAATTGGTTGTCTAGTGAAGTGCATTCCAGTTTCTTGCAAGCGGACACAAAGCCACTAA